From Rutidosis leptorrhynchoides isolate AG116_Rl617_1_P2 chromosome 3, CSIRO_AGI_Rlap_v1, whole genome shotgun sequence, a single genomic window includes:
- the LOC139899937 gene encoding uncharacterized protein: MKIISLNVRGFGYGNRVDKFGWVKRLILKEKPIFVALQETKMGSVDLNWIGRLWGSYDCDFVQKEKIGKAGGQLFIWDSNLFEAKTVIRLDYVIGIKGVWKSSGCNINVANVYGPCDDVNKQKLWNALFNLISANDEEWVLCDDFNEVRNQLERFNCEFLEYRADRFNKFIADSRLMEIPLGGRNFTRVSDDGLKYSKLDRFLVTEKFYNLWKDLTVVELDRDLLDHCPIMLKDEERNFGPKPFKVFDVWFDEEDVSDVICDAWNVAVPDINRKDCVFRNKLKNVKNALKAWSRSKFNNLDGEIDLFKTTVQQLELQAESRVLTDVELELWRKSRKQWLEKERIKTNMLKQKARVKWILDGDENTKYFHSVIRRRNNSNTIRGLTINGPEQSAFLKGHFILDGALIVNESIDFLKNNRKKGLVFKVDFEKAFDCLNWDFLMEVVNSMGFGCKWRKWIYSCLSSASISILVNGSPTKEFSLERGVRQGDPLSPFLFILAAEGLNIMTKAATDRGLFKGI, encoded by the exons ATGAAGATTATCTCACTTAATGTTAGAGGTTTTGGGTATGGGAATAGAGTTGATAAGTTCGGGTGGGTTAAAAGATTGATTTTAAAAGAAAAACCCATCTTTGTGGCTTTACAAGAAACTAAAATGGGTAGTGTAGACTTAAACTGGATTGGTCGATTGTGGGGTTCGTATGATTGTGACTTTGTGCAAAAAGAGAAAATAGGTAAAGCAGGTGGGCAATTGTTCATTTGGGACTCAAATCTTTTTGAAGCTAAGACTGTTATTAGACTTGACTATGTCATTGGAATCAAAGGGGTTTGGAAAAGTTCAGGCTGCAATATAAATGTTGCAAATGTCTATGGGCCATGTGATGATGTGAATAAGCAGAAACTTTGGAATGCACTGTTTAATTTGATCTCAGCAAATGACGAAGAGTGGGTTTTATGCGACGATTTTAATGAAGTCAGGAACCAGTTGGAAAGATTCAATTGTGAATTTCTCGAGTACAGAGCTGACCGTTTTAATAAATTCATTGCAGATTCTAGATTGATGGAAATTCCATTGGGTGGTAGAAATTTCACGAGGGTTAGTGACGATGGGCTTAAATATAGTAAGCTCGACAGATTCCTGGTAACCGAAAAATTCTACAATCTTTGGAAAGACTTAACAGTGGTGGAGTTGGATAGAGATTTATTGGATCATTGTCCTATCATGCTAAAAGACGAGGAAAGAAACTTCGGCCCAAAACCCTTCAAAGTTTTTGATGTTTGGTTCGACGAAGAAGATGTTAGTGATGTAATCTGTGACGCTTGGAATGTTGCGGTCCCTGATATCAATAGGAAAGATTGCGTGTTTAGAAATAAGTTAAAGAATGTTAAGAACGCCCTTAAAGCATGGAGTAGGAGTAAGTTTAACAACTTAGATGGTGAGATCGATCTATTCAAAACCACAGTTCAGCAACTCGAACTTCAAGCCGAATCACGTGTCCTCACTGATGTTGAATTAGAGCTATGGAGAAAGTCAAGGAAACAGTGGTTAGAGAAGGAAAGAATTAAAACAAACATGTTGAAACAAAAGGCTCGGGTAAAGTGGATTTTAGACGGTGATGAAAACACGAAGTACTTCCACTCGGTTATTCGTAGGAGAAATAATTCCAACACCATACGTGGCCTCACAATCAATG GTCCGGAACAAAGTGCCTTCTTAAAAGGTCATTTCATCCTAGATGGTGCTCTTATTGTGAACGAGAGTATTGATTTCCTCAAAAATAACCGAAAAAAGGGTTTAGTGTTTAAAGTGGACTTTGAAAAGGCATTTGATTGTCTTAATTGGGATTTTCTAATGGAAGTCGTGAATAGTATGGGGTTTGGTTGCAAATGGCGAAAATGGATATATTCTTGTCTGAGCTCGGCTTCTATCTCTATTCTCGTGAACGGGTCACCGACAAAAGAATTTTCGTTGGAAAGAGGAGTACGACAAGGCGACCCATTATCTCCTTTTTTATTCATTCTTGCGGCGGAGGGGTTGAACATCATGACTAAAGCGGCAACCGATAGGGGGCTTTTTAAAGGCATTTAA
- the LOC139899938 gene encoding uncharacterized protein produces the protein MLLHPMGMGGLNIGALKSENLALLGKWWWRFKTETNALWVKIIRSIYGSCGGLMMRSDIPRSSSLGTWTNIILAAKALDDLHIPFCSSFVKTVGDGTATSFWNEIWVGDRRLRDRFPRLFRLESSKEALQRCLVVEHGEQQQIYGKKLSALVDEHLLSIGNNIIETFRNNLVPKKLEIFSWRVIKKRIPVRTELDKRGIDLHSVRCPLCDDDLETIDHALIFCKHSMELRNRVFGWWGLGNFTNLSSNEILRGIAPSQLSCRGKMVWQAVEWV, from the exons ATGTTATTGCATCCTATGGGAATGGGGGGGTTAAATATTGGCGCTCTTAAAAGTGAAAATCTTGCTTTACTTgggaagtggtggtggaggtttaaaaccgaaaccaatgCACTTTGGGTGAAAATTATTCGTAGTATTTATGGCTCGTGTGGTGGCTTGATGATGAGGAGTGACATACCCCGCTCTTCATCGTTAGGCACTTGGACTAACATCATTTTGGCAGCAAAAGCTTTGGACGATTTGCACATTCCTTTTTGCTCCTCTTTTGTGAAAACAGTGGGGGATGGGACTGCTACATCATTCTGGAACGAAATTTGGGTCGGGGACAGACGACTACGTGACAGATTTCCTAGATTATTCAGGCTTGAAAGTTCAAAAGAGGCTTTG CAAAGATGCTTGGTCGTGGAACATGGCGAGCAACAACAAATTTACGGTAAAAAACTGTCGGCTCTCGTGGATGAACACCTACTTTCGATCGGCAACAACATTATTGAAACTTTCCGTAACAATTTGGTCCCAAAGAAATTGGAAATATTTTCGTGGCGGGTTATCAAGAAGCGTATACCGGTTAGAACGGAGCTCGACAAAAGAGGTATTGATCTCCATAGTGTTAGGTGCCCACTCTGCGATGACGACTTGGAAACTATTGACCATGCCTTAATATTTTGTAAGCACTCAATGGAGTTACGGAATCGTGTTTTCGGATGGTGGGGACTTGGCAACTTCACGAATTTGAGCTCCAACGAAATTCTCCGAGGGATTGCTCCTTCTCAACTATCATGTCGAGGTAAGATGGTGTGGCAAGCGGTTGAATGG GTCTAG